A region of Streptomyces sp. WMMC500 DNA encodes the following proteins:
- a CDS encoding alpha/beta fold hydrolase has product MSRLMHVTSGPYAPPVPRRELTAVSADGTRLYVEEHGPKDAPAVVLAHGWCCSTAFWAPVVRQLAPAHRVIVYDQRGHGRSPAGGVGSYHTATLADDLGAVLDAALAPGEKAVIGGHSMGGMTLMAAAGRPYLRERAAAVLLCSTGSAQLVPESRVVPLRARALRSAVQRALLVSKLPMGPVTPLSKKVLGPAILGRGATPAQIEASVRIVFASPRRARGAWGRVLATLDLDAEVARMPVPAAVVHGAADKLTPVRLARRIDELLPQSAGFTELPGLGHMTPIEAPYAVAEVLRELVRDHLAGAPAGAQAEETAGGPAETVEPAGTPGTAAGPAAAAATEKEEAGA; this is encoded by the coding sequence ATGAGCCGGCTCATGCACGTCACCTCCGGCCCGTACGCCCCGCCCGTACCCCGGCGCGAGCTGACCGCCGTCTCCGCCGACGGCACCCGGCTGTACGTCGAGGAGCACGGGCCGAAGGACGCGCCCGCCGTCGTCCTCGCGCACGGCTGGTGCTGCTCGACGGCCTTCTGGGCGCCGGTCGTCCGGCAGCTCGCACCCGCGCACCGCGTCATCGTCTACGACCAGCGCGGCCACGGCCGCAGCCCCGCCGGCGGCGTCGGCTCGTACCACACCGCCACCCTCGCCGACGACCTCGGCGCGGTGCTCGACGCGGCGCTGGCGCCCGGCGAGAAGGCCGTGATCGGCGGCCACTCGATGGGCGGCATGACGCTGATGGCCGCCGCCGGGCGGCCGTATCTGCGCGAGCGGGCCGCGGCCGTGCTGCTGTGCAGCACGGGCAGCGCGCAGTTGGTGCCCGAGTCGCGGGTGGTGCCGCTGCGGGCGCGGGCGCTGCGCTCCGCGGTGCAGCGCGCGCTGCTGGTCTCGAAGCTGCCGATGGGGCCGGTGACGCCGCTGTCGAAGAAGGTGCTGGGCCCGGCGATCCTGGGGCGCGGCGCCACCCCGGCGCAGATCGAGGCGAGCGTCCGCATCGTCTTCGCCAGCCCGCGCAGGGCGCGCGGCGCCTGGGGACGGGTGCTGGCGACCCTCGACCTGGACGCGGAGGTCGCGCGGATGCCGGTGCCGGCCGCGGTGGTGCACGGCGCCGCCGACAAGCTCACGCCGGTGCGGCTGGCGCGGAGGATCGACGAGCTGCTGCCGCAGAGCGCGGGGTTCACCGAGCTGCCCGGGCTGGGGCACATGACGCCGATCGAGGCGCCGTACGCGGTCGCCGAGGTGCTGCGCGAACTCGTACGCGACCACCTGGCGGGAGCACCGGCGGGGGCGCAGGCTGAAGAGACCGCCGGGGGACCGGCCGAGACCGTCGAGCCGGCCGGGACGCCCGGGACGGCAGCCGGGCCGGCCGCCGCGGCGGCCACCGAGAAGGAGGAGGCGGGCGCATGA
- a CDS encoding MerR family transcriptional regulator, whose product MGREYRTGELAEHAGITVRTLRFYRERKLLQPPRREGRIAWYGEHHLSRLRTIAALLDRGHTLGGIAELISAFESGRDVRGAAELLGLEETLAKPWSEETPVRITPEELADRFAGEVSPENLATSIDMGYVAVEGEEFIHVSRRLLDASSKLVAKGVPLAAVLAAGREVRAHADDLAELFTGLIRAHVLADVLDTPAGELTGEQVERLTDALEQLRPVSMEVLEAEVAMAMDRRVRKEFEEWKRTHAGSTAEEPEG is encoded by the coding sequence GTGGGACGCGAATACCGGACGGGGGAGCTGGCGGAGCACGCCGGCATCACCGTCCGCACCCTGCGCTTCTACCGCGAGCGCAAGCTCCTCCAACCGCCGCGCCGCGAGGGCCGTATCGCCTGGTACGGGGAACACCACCTCTCCCGGCTGCGGACGATCGCCGCTCTGCTGGACCGCGGCCACACCCTGGGCGGCATCGCGGAGTTGATCTCCGCCTTCGAGAGCGGCAGGGACGTACGGGGCGCCGCCGAACTGCTCGGTCTGGAGGAGACGCTGGCCAAGCCGTGGTCGGAGGAGACCCCCGTGCGCATCACGCCGGAGGAGCTGGCCGACCGGTTCGCGGGCGAGGTCTCGCCGGAGAACCTCGCCACGTCCATCGACATGGGCTATGTCGCCGTGGAGGGCGAGGAGTTCATCCACGTCAGCAGAAGGCTGCTGGACGCCTCGTCGAAGCTGGTGGCCAAGGGCGTGCCGCTGGCCGCCGTGCTCGCCGCCGGCCGCGAGGTGCGCGCGCACGCCGACGACCTCGCCGAGCTGTTCACCGGGCTCATACGCGCGCACGTGCTGGCGGACGTCCTGGACACACCGGCGGGCGAGCTGACGGGTGAGCAGGTGGAGCGGCTGACGGACGCGCTGGAGCAGTTGCGGCCGGTGTCGATGGAGGTGCTGGAGGCGGAGGTGGCGATGGCGATGGACCGGCGGGTGCGCAAGGAGTTCGAGGAGTGGAAGCGCACGCACGCCGGGTCCACCGCCGAGGAGCCCGAGGGCTGA
- a CDS encoding ABC transporter ATP-binding protein produces the protein MTEPTQPTEPTEPARRPPPSLEVAGLAYAYPDGHQALFGVDLTVERGERVAVLGPNGAGKTTLVLHLNGILGGGAGTVRVAGLPVEKRNFAEIRRRVGIVFQDPDDQLFMPTVRDDVAFGPAAGGMRGPELEACVRRALAQVGMAEHADRPPHHLSFGQRRRVAVATVLAMEPEVLVLDEPSSNLDPAARRELADIVRSLDVTVLMVTHDLPYALELCPRSVVLGGGLIVADGATKELLLDEELMAAHRLEIPFGFDPGRA, from the coding sequence GTGACAGAGCCGACCCAGCCGACGGAGCCGACGGAGCCGGCACGGAGACCGCCCCCCTCGCTGGAAGTCGCCGGTCTCGCCTACGCCTACCCCGACGGCCACCAGGCCCTCTTCGGCGTCGACCTCACCGTCGAACGCGGCGAGCGCGTCGCCGTCCTCGGGCCCAACGGTGCCGGCAAGACCACGCTCGTCCTCCACCTCAACGGCATCCTCGGCGGCGGTGCCGGCACCGTCCGCGTCGCCGGACTGCCCGTGGAGAAGCGGAACTTCGCCGAGATACGCCGCCGCGTGGGGATCGTCTTCCAGGATCCCGACGACCAGTTGTTCATGCCCACCGTCCGCGACGACGTCGCCTTCGGCCCGGCCGCCGGCGGCATGCGCGGGCCGGAACTGGAGGCGTGCGTACGGCGGGCACTGGCACAGGTCGGCATGGCGGAACACGCGGACCGGCCGCCCCACCACCTCTCTTTCGGCCAGCGCCGCCGGGTCGCCGTCGCCACCGTGCTGGCCATGGAACCGGAGGTGCTCGTGCTGGACGAGCCGTCCTCCAACCTCGACCCCGCCGCCCGCCGCGAACTCGCCGACATCGTGCGCTCCCTCGACGTCACCGTCCTGATGGTCACCCACGACCTCCCCTACGCCCTCGAACTGTGCCCCCGCTCCGTCGTCCTCGGCGGCGGGCTGATCGTCGCCGACGGCGCGACCAAGGAACTCCTCCTCGACGAGGAGCTGATGGCCGCGCACCGATTGGAAATACCCTTCGGCTTCGACCCGGGCCGGGCATAG
- a CDS encoding SDR family oxidoreductase, with protein MSRRHGLEGRTVVVTGAARGVGALLARRLAARGARLALVGLEPDELKKVADALPGDSAHWHADVTDHEAMAGAAAEVEEHFGGVDVVVANAGVATGGPFLDSDARSFDRVIEVNLLGSVATARAFLPALVRARGYHLQIASLAAITPAPMMAAYCASKSGVEAFAHCLRAEVGHQGVDVGVGYLSWTDTDMVRGADADEVLRDMRARLPWPSNKTYPLAPAVERLVAGIERRSPHVYGQWWLRGMQSVRGALPSVVSGPLAKREMGKLAPLLAATRAARGGLVGAGGAADERTRALRGKRKA; from the coding sequence ATGAGCCGCCGGCACGGACTGGAGGGCAGGACCGTCGTCGTCACCGGCGCCGCCCGCGGCGTCGGCGCGCTGCTGGCGCGCCGGCTGGCGGCGCGCGGGGCGCGGCTCGCACTGGTGGGGCTGGAGCCGGACGAGCTCAAGAAGGTCGCCGACGCGCTGCCGGGCGACTCCGCCCACTGGCACGCGGACGTCACCGACCACGAGGCGATGGCCGGCGCCGCCGCCGAGGTCGAGGAGCACTTCGGCGGCGTCGACGTGGTCGTCGCCAACGCGGGCGTCGCCACCGGCGGCCCGTTCCTCGACTCCGACGCCCGCTCCTTCGACCGCGTCATCGAGGTCAATCTGCTGGGCAGCGTGGCCACCGCCCGCGCCTTCCTGCCGGCGCTGGTCCGCGCGCGCGGCTACCACCTCCAGATCGCCTCGCTCGCCGCGATCACGCCCGCGCCGATGATGGCGGCGTACTGTGCGTCGAAGTCCGGCGTGGAGGCGTTCGCGCACTGCCTGCGCGCCGAGGTCGGCCACCAGGGCGTGGACGTCGGCGTCGGCTATCTGAGCTGGACCGACACCGACATGGTGCGCGGCGCCGACGCGGACGAGGTGCTGCGCGACATGCGGGCGCGGCTGCCGTGGCCGTCGAACAAGACGTATCCCCTCGCGCCCGCCGTCGAGCGGCTGGTCGCGGGCATCGAGCGGCGCTCGCCGCACGTCTATGGGCAGTGGTGGCTGCGCGGCATGCAGTCGGTGCGCGGCGCGCTGCCGTCGGTCGTCAGCGGGCCGCTGGCGAAGCGGGAGATGGGGAAGCTGGCGCCGCTGCTCGCGGCGACGCGCGCGGCGCGCGGCGGGCTGGTCGGCGCCGGTGGCGCGGCGGACGAGCGGACGCGGGCGCTGCGCGGGAAGCGGAAAGCGTAG
- a CDS encoding S41 family peptidase, whose amino-acid sequence MEIVTDGSESTAAPGPGLPYLRFPHLHGDLLCFAAEDDLWLAPLPAPGAKPERGWRLTVDRTRVGHPRFSPNGRSIAFTSWHSLDAEIHVVSAEGGGARRLTYWGSPDTRVCGWTPPAEDAAPQILAVSSQGQPLSYQTWSYLVPTDGSPGRRLPWGPVDDIAVAELSGCRRTLLLTGRPPHEPAAWKRYRGGATGRIYLHGERLLANLGGHVECVMFVGPPAATRIAFLSDHEGVGNLYSCLPDGTDLRRHSDHAEFYARNAATDGHRVVYQCAGELWLAEDFGPAGQPRRLDVRLGSPRVGRRPYQVAAENNVHGLTVDTTGRASALAVRGALYWLTHRDGPARTITDAPGARIRLPEMLGDTNRVAYVTDAAGDDAIEIADLPRTGAVGEPLRLAAGRLGRVLALVPSPDGRHIAIATHDGRLLLVRVPERVHVDERMSVEVAEEFAEAVRAAEELSPAEAAGDCQVTELIRSVNGPVRDLAFSPDSRWIAWAHPGIGRSLRQIKIARIADRTIVDVTDGRFEDEEPVFTRDGRYLAFLSWRGFDPVYDVHTGDLSFPLGSRPYLVPLHPATPSPFALSAEGRPAAGGMDRVGPSAAGGGTVLVEPEGLESRVAPIPVPASKYSSLLPVAGGGLVWLRWPISGALGETFANPADTSGRPTLEHFDISTARLTELTSLVTEIAVSGDGTRLVVNDGGSLRAIPATDRADPDTTVYIDLRRVLHVADPVAEWHQAYAETGRIMRAFFWEPHMCGVDWDAVLAQYRPLLDRVATPDEFADLLREVLGELGTSHAYVTPARRNEGPPHYRRPIGFLGVNFVRTRDGRGWALARILPGDSSDTRARSPLAGTGIPEGSVLTHVDGRAVDPVTGPYPLLEGAGGTSVELTFAIAGGGGRLRRVAVVPLVDDRPLRYQDWVAARRAVVHELSGGRCGYLHIPDLVASGWAQFNRDVRMEMNRESLIVDVRGNAGGHISELVLEKLTRTIMGWDLTRNAQPVSYTSTAPRGPMVALADEATSSDGDMITAAFKLLGLGPVVGLRTWGGVVGMTGRHRLGDGTVITVPMNAAWFDEYGWGVENAGVSPDVVAERTPLDWAEGRTSELNVAVATALELLREHPAAVPPDYADVPDRSRPPLPARSRQA is encoded by the coding sequence ATGGAGATTGTGACAGACGGTTCCGAGAGCACCGCCGCGCCCGGCCCCGGCCTGCCCTACCTCCGCTTCCCCCACCTCCACGGCGACCTCCTCTGCTTCGCCGCCGAGGACGACCTCTGGCTCGCCCCGCTGCCCGCGCCCGGCGCGAAGCCGGAGCGGGGCTGGCGGCTGACCGTCGACCGCACCCGCGTGGGGCATCCGCGGTTCTCGCCGAACGGGCGGTCCATCGCGTTCACCAGTTGGCACAGCCTCGACGCCGAGATCCACGTCGTGTCCGCCGAGGGCGGCGGGGCCCGGCGGCTGACGTACTGGGGCAGCCCGGACACCCGGGTGTGCGGGTGGACGCCGCCGGCCGAGGACGCCGCGCCGCAGATCCTCGCGGTCTCCTCACAGGGGCAGCCGCTGTCGTACCAGACGTGGTCCTATCTGGTGCCGACCGACGGCTCCCCCGGTCGCCGGCTGCCCTGGGGGCCGGTCGACGACATCGCGGTCGCCGAGCTGTCCGGCTGCCGCAGGACGCTGCTGCTCACCGGCCGCCCGCCGCACGAGCCCGCCGCCTGGAAGCGCTACCGCGGCGGCGCCACCGGCCGCATCTACCTGCACGGCGAGCGGCTGCTCGCGAACCTCGGCGGGCACGTGGAGTGCGTGATGTTCGTCGGCCCGCCGGCCGCCACGCGCATCGCCTTCCTCTCCGACCACGAGGGCGTCGGCAACCTCTACTCCTGCCTCCCCGACGGCACGGACCTGCGCAGGCACAGCGACCACGCCGAGTTCTACGCCAGGAACGCCGCCACGGACGGCCACCGGGTCGTCTACCAGTGCGCCGGCGAGCTGTGGCTCGCCGAGGACTTCGGCCCCGCCGGGCAGCCGCGCCGCCTCGACGTGCGGCTCGGCAGCCCCCGGGTCGGGCGGCGGCCGTACCAGGTGGCCGCGGAGAACAACGTGCACGGGCTGACAGTCGACACCACCGGGCGCGCCAGCGCGCTCGCGGTGCGCGGCGCGCTGTACTGGCTGACCCACCGGGACGGCCCGGCGCGCACGATCACCGACGCTCCCGGGGCGCGGATCAGACTGCCGGAGATGCTGGGCGACACCAACCGCGTCGCGTACGTCACGGACGCGGCCGGTGACGACGCCATCGAGATCGCGGACCTGCCGCGTACCGGCGCCGTGGGCGAGCCGCTGCGGCTGGCGGCGGGGCGGCTGGGCCGGGTGCTGGCGCTGGTGCCCTCGCCGGACGGGCGGCACATCGCGATCGCCACGCACGACGGCCGGCTGCTGCTGGTGCGGGTGCCGGAGCGGGTGCACGTCGACGAGCGGATGTCGGTGGAGGTGGCGGAGGAGTTCGCGGAGGCGGTACGGGCCGCGGAGGAGCTGTCGCCGGCCGAGGCGGCGGGTGACTGCCAGGTCACCGAGCTGATCAGGTCGGTCAACGGGCCCGTACGCGACCTGGCGTTCTCGCCGGACTCCAGGTGGATCGCCTGGGCCCACCCGGGCATCGGCCGCTCGCTGCGGCAGATCAAGATCGCCCGGATCGCGGACCGGACGATCGTGGACGTGACGGACGGCCGGTTCGAGGACGAGGAGCCGGTGTTCACGCGCGACGGGCGCTATCTGGCGTTCCTGTCCTGGCGCGGCTTCGACCCGGTGTACGACGTGCACACCGGCGACCTGTCGTTCCCGCTGGGCTCCCGCCCCTACCTCGTACCGCTGCATCCCGCGACGCCCTCGCCGTTCGCGCTGTCCGCCGAGGGCCGCCCCGCGGCCGGCGGGATGGACCGGGTCGGCCCGTCGGCGGCGGGGGGCGGGACGGTGCTGGTGGAACCGGAGGGGCTGGAGAGCCGGGTGGCGCCGATTCCGGTGCCGGCGTCGAAGTACTCCTCGCTGCTGCCGGTCGCGGGCGGCGGGCTGGTGTGGCTGCGCTGGCCGATCTCCGGCGCGCTCGGCGAGACGTTCGCCAACCCCGCGGACACCTCGGGCCGGCCGACGCTGGAGCACTTCGACATCTCCACCGCCCGGCTCACCGAACTGACGTCGCTGGTCACGGAGATCGCCGTGAGCGGCGACGGCACCAGGCTGGTGGTCAACGACGGCGGCTCGCTGCGCGCGATCCCGGCGACCGACCGGGCGGACCCGGACACCACCGTGTACATCGACCTGCGGCGGGTGCTGCACGTCGCCGACCCGGTGGCCGAGTGGCACCAGGCGTACGCCGAGACCGGCCGGATCATGCGGGCGTTCTTCTGGGAGCCGCACATGTGCGGCGTCGACTGGGACGCGGTGCTGGCGCAGTACCGGCCGCTGCTGGACCGCGTGGCCACCCCGGACGAGTTCGCCGACCTGCTGCGCGAGGTGCTGGGCGAGCTGGGCACGTCGCACGCGTACGTTACGCCCGCCCGCCGCAACGAGGGCCCGCCGCACTACCGGCGGCCCATCGGCTTCCTCGGCGTGAACTTCGTCCGCACCCGCGACGGCCGCGGCTGGGCCCTGGCCCGCATCCTGCCCGGCGACTCCTCCGACACCCGCGCCCGCTCCCCGCTGGCCGGCACCGGCATCCCGGAAGGCTCGGTGCTCACCCACGTCGACGGCCGCGCGGTCGACCCGGTCACGGGCCCGTACCCGCTGCTGGAGGGGGCGGGGGGCACGTCGGTGGAGCTGACGTTCGCGATCGCGGGCGGCGGGGGGAGGCTGCGCCGGGTGGCCGTGGTGCCGCTGGTCGACGACCGGCCGCTGCGCTACCAGGACTGGGTGGCGGCGCGGCGCGCGGTGGTGCACGAGCTGAGCGGCGGGCGCTGCGGCTACCTGCACATCCCGGACCTGGTCGCCAGCGGCTGGGCGCAGTTCAACCGGGACGTGCGGATGGAGATGAACCGCGAGTCGCTGATCGTGGACGTACGGGGCAACGCGGGCGGGCACATCAGCGAGCTGGTGCTGGAGAAGCTGACCCGCACGATCATGGGCTGGGACCTGACGCGCAACGCGCAGCCCGTCTCGTACACCTCGACCGCGCCGCGCGGGCCGATGGTGGCGCTGGCCGACGAGGCGACGTCGTCGGACGGCGACATGATCACGGCGGCGTTCAAGCTGCTCGGCCTCGGCCCGGTGGTGGGGCTGCGCACGTGGGGCGGGGTGGTCGGCATGACGGGCCGGCACCGGCTGGGCGACGGCACGGTGATCACGGTGCCGATGAACGCGGCCTGGTTCGACGAGTACGGCTGGGGCGTGGAGAACGCCGGCGTCTCGCCCGACGTGGTCGCCGAACGCACGCCGCTGGACTGGGCGGAGGGCCGGACCTCCGAGCTGAACGTCGCGGTGGCCACCGCGCTGGAACTGCTGCGCGAGCACCCGGCCGCGGTGCCGCCGGACTACGCCGACGTGCCGGACCGGAGCCGGCCGCCGCTGCCGGCGCGCTCGCGGCAGGCGTAG
- the cbiQ gene encoding cobalt ECF transporter T component CbiQ, with protein sequence MGAGHAHKLYRHGDSPVHRLPAHAKLVAAFSFVLVVVATPREAVWAFGAYALLLAGVGAAARVPPGFVLGRLVIEVPFVAFAVLLPFVAEGPRTDVLGLSLSESGLWSAWNVLAKGTLGVAASVLLAATTELRALLLGLQRLRMPPLLVQIATFMVRYGDVIADELRRMRIARESRGFTARGPRHWGVLARTAGALFIRSYERGERVHLAMVSRGYTGTMPVVDRAVATRAQWSSAAALPLTALAVCLLGWSSL encoded by the coding sequence CTGGGAGCGGGGCACGCGCACAAGCTGTACCGGCACGGCGACTCGCCCGTCCACCGGCTGCCCGCGCACGCGAAGCTCGTCGCCGCCTTCTCCTTCGTCCTGGTCGTCGTCGCCACACCCCGCGAGGCGGTCTGGGCGTTCGGCGCGTACGCGCTGCTGCTCGCCGGCGTCGGCGCCGCCGCGCGCGTGCCGCCGGGGTTCGTGCTGGGGCGGCTCGTCATCGAGGTGCCCTTCGTCGCCTTCGCGGTCCTCCTCCCCTTCGTCGCGGAGGGCCCGCGCACCGACGTCCTCGGGCTCTCCCTCAGCGAGTCCGGCCTCTGGAGCGCCTGGAACGTCCTCGCCAAGGGCACCCTCGGCGTCGCCGCGTCCGTGCTGCTCGCCGCGACCACCGAACTGCGCGCCCTGCTCCTCGGGCTGCAACGGCTGCGCATGCCGCCGCTGCTCGTGCAGATCGCGACGTTCATGGTCCGCTACGGCGACGTGATCGCCGACGAGCTGCGCCGGATGCGCATCGCCCGCGAGTCCCGCGGCTTCACCGCCCGCGGCCCGCGCCACTGGGGTGTGCTCGCCCGTACCGCGGGGGCCCTGTTCATCCGTTCCTACGAGCGCGGTGAGCGCGTCCACCTCGCCATGGTCAGCCGCGGCTACACGGGTACGATGCCGGTCGTCGACCGGGCCGTTGCCACCCGGGCACAGTGGTCGTCCGCCGCCGCGCTGCCGCTGACCGCCCTCGCCGTGTGCCTGCTCGGATGGAGCTCCCTGTGA
- a CDS encoding NAD(P)/FAD-dependent oxidoreductase has protein sequence MTREHVRVAVIGSGFGGLGAAVRLRREGITDFVVLERASALGGTWRDNAYPGCACDVPSHLYSFSFAPNAEWPRTFSGQEHIREYLEQVADIFGVRQHIRFDHEVRGIRWDDDELHWEIDTAHRELTADVVVSATGPLSDPKVPDIPGLDTFPGKVFHSARWDHDVPLGGKRVAMVGTGASAIQIVPSIQPEVSRLTVFQRTPPWVLPRVDRAISAPERWLHARVPATTKLRRGLLWGIRELQVQAFTKRPNELGFVELMAKRNLSRAIKDPDLRRKLVPDYRIGCKRILLSNDYYPALAQPNVDVVASGLREVRGSTLVAADGTETEADAIIFGTGFHVTDMPIADRIKGRDGTTLAEAWRGGMAALRGASAAGFPNLLTIIGPNTGLGNSSMILIIEAQLTYMADFVRRLDQLGGSGGRVALDARPSAVKDWNTRVQERMKRTVWNTGGCDSWYLDANGRNTTVWPGTTTEFRKVTRKVHVEEYELLRAGDGTPRAAGLAPESAGTHRGEEAVR, from the coding sequence ATGACGCGCGAACACGTCAGGGTGGCGGTGATCGGCTCCGGCTTCGGCGGCCTCGGCGCCGCCGTACGGCTGCGCCGGGAGGGGATCACGGACTTCGTCGTGCTGGAGCGCGCGAGCGCGCTCGGCGGCACGTGGCGGGACAACGCCTACCCGGGTTGCGCCTGCGACGTCCCCTCCCACCTGTACTCGTTCTCCTTCGCGCCCAACGCCGAGTGGCCGCGCACCTTCTCCGGCCAGGAGCACATCCGGGAGTACCTGGAGCAGGTCGCCGACATCTTCGGCGTACGGCAGCACATCCGCTTCGACCACGAGGTGCGCGGCATCCGCTGGGACGACGACGAGCTGCACTGGGAGATCGACACCGCGCACCGCGAACTCACCGCCGACGTCGTAGTCTCCGCCACCGGGCCGCTGTCCGACCCCAAGGTCCCGGACATCCCCGGCCTCGACACGTTCCCCGGCAAGGTCTTCCACTCCGCGCGCTGGGACCACGACGTGCCGCTCGGCGGCAAGCGGGTCGCCATGGTCGGCACGGGCGCCTCCGCCATCCAGATCGTGCCGTCCATCCAGCCCGAGGTCTCCCGGCTCACCGTCTTCCAGCGCACGCCGCCGTGGGTGCTGCCGCGCGTGGACCGCGCCATCAGCGCGCCCGAGCGGTGGCTGCACGCGCGCGTACCCGCGACCACCAAGCTGCGCCGCGGCCTCCTGTGGGGCATCCGCGAACTTCAGGTGCAGGCGTTCACCAAACGTCCCAACGAGCTGGGATTCGTGGAGCTCATGGCCAAGCGGAACCTGAGCCGGGCGATCAAGGACCCCGACCTGCGCCGCAAACTCGTACCCGACTACCGGATCGGCTGCAAGCGGATCCTGCTGTCCAACGACTACTATCCGGCGCTCGCCCAGCCCAACGTCGACGTCGTCGCCTCCGGTCTGCGGGAGGTGCGCGGGTCGACCCTCGTGGCCGCCGACGGCACCGAGACCGAGGCCGACGCGATCATCTTCGGGACGGGCTTCCACGTCACGGACATGCCCATCGCCGACCGCATCAAGGGCCGTGACGGCACCACCCTCGCGGAGGCGTGGCGCGGCGGGATGGCGGCGCTGCGCGGCGCGAGCGCGGCCGGCTTTCCCAACCTGCTGACGATCATCGGCCCCAACACCGGCCTCGGGAACAGCTCGATGATCCTCATCATCGAAGCGCAGCTCACCTACATGGCCGACTTCGTCCGCCGCCTCGACCAGCTCGGCGGGTCCGGCGGCCGGGTCGCGCTCGACGCGCGCCCGTCCGCGGTGAAGGACTGGAACACGCGCGTGCAGGAGCGGATGAAGCGCACGGTGTGGAACACCGGCGGCTGCGATAGCTGGTACCTGGACGCGAACGGGCGCAACACGACCGTGTGGCCGGGCACGACGACCGAGTTCCGGAAGGTGACGAGGAAGGTGCACGTGGAGGAGTACGAGCTGCTGCGCGCCGGGGACGGGACGCCGCGCGCGGCGGGCCTCGCGCCGGAGTCCGCCGGAACCCACCGGGGTGAGGAGGCCGTCCGATGA
- a CDS encoding energy-coupling factor ABC transporter permease encodes MHVPDGFIDAPVSVAAGAVAAGAVAVSLRGARHELAERTAPLAGLVAAFVFAVQMLNFPVAAGTSGHLLGGALAAILVGPWTAVLCIAVVLLMQGLLFADGGLTALGVNITLMGVVTVAVSYAVFRALFGVLPRGRGGLGGLGVATFVAAALSVPASALAFTGLYALGGTADVSLTKVATAMVGVHLLIGLGEAAITTATVASVAAVRPDLIHGAQGVRRPLELRTATVARPGDGATAPLPERTGTVPAGAGTVPAGGGTVQGAAGPRPGRSPGRVWAVGVAASLVLAGVVSFYASSDPDGLEKVAGDKGIAEEEKEHALSDSPLADYGVEDITDARLSGGLAGVIGVTVTLAVGSGVFVAVRRRRGGAAPLSAAAGAGGGEGPGEGRGEGRADKDPGRVPAAGPATAAEEPGSPDRGGAVPGPRETDPRPPARPEG; translated from the coding sequence ATGCATGTGCCCGACGGATTCATCGACGCACCCGTCTCGGTCGCCGCCGGCGCGGTCGCCGCCGGGGCCGTGGCCGTCAGCCTGCGCGGCGCCCGGCACGAACTGGCCGAACGGACGGCGCCGCTGGCGGGGCTCGTCGCGGCGTTCGTCTTCGCCGTGCAGATGCTGAACTTCCCCGTCGCGGCGGGCACGAGCGGGCACCTGCTCGGCGGCGCGCTGGCGGCGATACTCGTGGGGCCGTGGACGGCCGTGCTGTGCATCGCCGTGGTCCTGCTGATGCAGGGACTGCTCTTCGCGGACGGCGGGCTCACGGCCCTGGGCGTGAACATCACGCTGATGGGCGTGGTGACGGTCGCCGTGTCGTACGCCGTGTTCCGTGCGCTGTTCGGGGTGCTGCCGCGGGGGCGGGGCGGACTGGGCGGGCTGGGGGTGGCCACGTTCGTCGCGGCGGCGCTGTCGGTGCCGGCCTCGGCGCTGGCGTTCACAGGGCTGTACGCGCTGGGCGGCACCGCGGACGTGTCGCTGACGAAGGTCGCCACGGCGATGGTGGGCGTCCACCTCCTCATCGGCCTCGGCGAGGCGGCCATCACCACGGCGACCGTCGCCTCGGTGGCCGCGGTCCGCCCGGACCTGATCCACGGCGCGCAGGGCGTGCGGCGCCCGCTCGAACTGCGCACGGCGACGGTGGCGCGGCCGGGCGACGGGGCCACGGCGCCGCTCCCGGAGCGTACGGGCACCGTCCCGGCGGGCGCCGGCACGGTCCCGGCGGGCGGCGGCACGGTGCAGGGGGCCGCCGGCCCGCGGCCGGGGCGCAGCCCGGGGCGGGTCTGGGCCGTCGGTGTGGCCGCGTCCCTCGTCCTCGCCGGGGTCGTGAGCTTCTACGCCTCCTCCGACCCGGACGGCCTGGAGAAGGTCGCGGGCGACAAGGGCATCGCCGAGGAGGAGAAGGAGCACGCGCTGTCCGACTCGCCCCTGGCGGACTACGGCGTCGAGGACATCACCGACGCCCGTCTCTCCGGCGGCCTCGCCGGCGTCATCGGCGTCACGGTCACGCTGGCGGTGGGCAGCGGGGTGTTCGTCGCGGTCCGCCGCCGCCGGGGCGGCGCGGCACCTCTGAGCGCCGCGGCGGGAGCGGGCGGCGGCGAGGGACCTGGCGAGGGACGCGGCGAGGGACGTGCGGACAAGGATCCCGGGAGGGTGCCCGCCGCCGGACCGGCGACCGCGGCGGAGGAGCCCGGCTCCCCGGACCGCGGAGGCGCGGTCCCGGGCCCCCGCGAGACGGACCCGCGGCCCCCGGCCCGGCCGGAGGGCTGA